Below is a window of Acidobacteriota bacterium DNA.
GGAACAGTCCGCAGGTCACTCCCTATCAGCATACGAACGGCGTTCTCTTCGGAGACACCACCTCGGGCGGCACCGGCAGCAACGGCTGCAATTTCTGTGGCGTGCTTTATAGCCTGGACGCGACCCTCCCGCGCTTCGCCCGCCTCGTCTATTGGACCGGCACGGTCGGTTCAAGCGTTCAGATTCTCGGCCAGGGCTTCACCGGAACGACGAGCGTGAAATTTAACGGAACCGCGGCGAGCTTCAACGTCGTCTCCGACACTTACCTCACCGCCACTGTCCCGGCCGGCGGGACGGCAGGCAATGTCAGCGTGACCACGCCTAGTGGCACGCTCGCCAGTAATCACGCCTTTCTGGTTGTGCCGGTGGTTACCGGATTCAGCCCGGCCAGCGGTCCAGTCGGATCGGCCGTCACCATCACAGGCAGCGGCCTGACCGGCGTCACCCAGGTGAAGTTTGGCGCCAAGTCGGCGTCCTTCACGGTGAACACCGACAGCAGCATCACGGCCACGGTCCCGGCCGGCGCCAAGACCGGTAAGATTTCCGTGACGTCTCCGGGTGGAGTCGTGATGAGCAAACTGAAGTTCACGGTGACGCCGTAGGATAGGGCGCCTTGCTCTCGGAGTCGTGAAAACGAGGTGTGCGAAATTCAGCAATCCCTGTTGTCGGTCGACATGAGTCAGCGCGCGCAATCTGCGTTTTCGCCGCTTTGTTTCGACTTCTTTCGCTTTCTTTCGAGATGGTGTATTCTGCCAGACAAATGGCGAAGAATATTCCGTCCTCACTTTTGTGCTTAACCCTATTGGCTGCGGCTTTGGGCGTCGCCCAGCAAACCCCAATCGGGTATAAACCCGCCGCCGATGCGGACAGCAAGAAGACCATCCTCCTGAAGGATTTCCATCCCGACACGGCGCTGCACGCCGGGAAGCACGAAGTAAATCGCGCAAAGTTTCCCGTCATTGACGTCCATAACCACACCAACGACCCGCGCGGCATCGGGGATCGTGTCGATCCGAAAGAAATGGTCGCGCGCATGGACAGCCTCAATGTGAAGACCGTCGTCATCCTCACCGGCGGTTGGGGCGACGACCTGCAGAAACTGATCGACACGATGGTCAAGCCCTATCCGGGGCGATTCATGGTGTTCACGCAAATGGACTGGAGCAAGATCGATGATCCGAACTTCAGTCAGTTGATGGTGAAACAGGTCGACGACTCGGTAGCGCGCGGCGCACGCGGCCTGAAAATGCTGAAGGAACTCGGCCTCGGAGTTCGCGACAAGACCGGCAAGCTGATCCCCGTTGATGACGCGCGGCTCGATCCGGTGTGGGAGGAATGTGGACGCCTCGGCATTCCCGTTTTCATTCACGTCGCGGACCCGGAAGCTTTCTTTCATCCGATCGACGCCAGCAACGAACGTTACGAAGAATTGATCGAACATCCGGACTGGAGTTTCTACGGGCCGCAGTTCCCTACTTTGCCCGAATTGATGGCGCAGCGTGACCGGATGTTTGCGAAACATCCGCAAACCAGGTTCGTCGCGCTGCACTTTGGCAGTTGGCCGGAGAATTTGGACTTCGTGGAGCAGACGCTGGACAAGTTTCCCAACGTGATGATCGAGACCGGCGCGCGCGAAGGAGAACTCGGCCGGCAACCGCGACGAGCTCGAAAGTTAATCCTCAAGAATCCCGACCGGATCATGTTCGGCACCGATGAAGGCGCGTCCGAGGCAATGTATAAGAACTACTTTCGCTGGCTCGAGACCGAGGATGAGTACTTCCCGTACGCGCAGTATCCGGGGCAAGGGCGGTGGATGATCTATGGACTGGGTCTGCCCGACGAGGTGCTGGAAAAGGTTTATCACTTAAATGCAGAGCGGCTGTTCAGCCAGTTCAAAGGCGCAGCACTTTCGAAATGAGGCGACCGAGGAGTGGCCCCTGTGGTGGCCGTTGTTTGGTCTTGACAACAGCCGTGGCCATCGACGAAAGTTACTAAACGAAACTAATCGAAAGATCAATTTGAATGCCTGCTGACGGATTATTTAACGAAGAGCGTCGACGAAAGATCCTCGAAATGCTCCACGGGGAGGGGCGTGTCCTCGTCAAGGATCTGGCGCGCCACTTCAAGATTTCGCAGATCACCATTCGTAAGGATCTGGAGATTCTCGACAGCCAGGGGGTTGTCCAGCGGACTCACGGGGGCGCCTTGCCCGTGCAGAGCGGAGCGCTGCTCGATCCCACGTTGCGTGAGAAAGAGAAACTCCACCGGCGCGAGAAGACACGCATCGCCGAAGCGGCCGTAGCCCTCGTCGAAGAAGGCCAGTCGGTCCTGTTGGATTCTGGCACCACGACCACCGCCATTGCACGCGCGCTGAAAGACATGTCGCGCCTCACCGTGATTACGAATGCGATCAACATCGCTGCCGAACTGGCCGGCACGCACATTGAAGTCATGCTCACGGGCGGAACCCTGCGCAAGAATTCATTTTCCCTGGTCGGTCCATTGGCGGAGCAGACGCTCCATCAACTCAGCGCGGACATTTTGTTTCTGGGCGTGGATGGGTTCGATACACACGCCGGGTTGTTTACTCCAAACATGCTGGAAGCACAGGTGAACCGCGCCATGGTGGAGATTGCGCGGCGCACGGTTGCCGTCTGTGATTCGAGCAAGTTTGGACGCCGCAGCTTGTGCAACATCATGCCGGTGACTTCCGTGCACGAGGTCGTCACCGACAAGATGATTCCCAAATCCGACCTGCGTGCCTTGAAGGATGCGGGCGTGAAGGTGACTGTGGTTTAGGGACCAGACACAGAATGACTTCGACCAATATTTCAAGCGAGTACGGCGCTCACACTCTGAGCGAAATTCTTTCCCAACCCGAGCGGTGGACGGCATGCCTGCGAAAGCTGGCGTCCAGCGCGGAATTGCAGCGGGCCGTCGAGCGCGCTCGACCCGGCGCAGAATGGCTTTTTGTGGGCTGCGGCACCAGCTACTACCTGGCCATTGCGGCTGCATCCGCGTTCCAGCACTTGGGACTGCCGGCGCGCGCGGTGCCCGGTTCCGAGATACTACTTTATCCCGCGCTCTCGCTTCCGCCTAGCCGCGACTACATACCCGTCGTGATTTCGCGTTCGGGTCGCACGTCCGAAGCGGTGCGAGCTGCACACCTGCTCGAAAAAGAGCGAAACCTGCGCACGATTGCCATCACCTGTGCCGACGGTGAAATGCTCGAAGCAGAAGCCAGTCTCACCCTCAAACTGTTGGACGCCGACGAACAGAGTACGGTGATGACCCGGTCGTTTACTTCGATGCTGCTCGGGCTGCAATATCTGGGCACTAAAATCGCCGGCGACGAAAAACTCTGCAGCGCCCTGATGCAACTGCCAAACGAAGCGGCCCCGTTGCTGGCGGACATTCCGCAACGCCTGCGGCTATTCATTGAGTCCCGCGATGTCGACGATTGTATTTTCCTGGCGCAAGGACGCTTGTTCGGAATCGCCTCGGAATGCATGCTCAAAATGACCGAATCTTCCTGTACCTATGCCCAGGTTTTCCATTCCCTGGAATTCCGGCACGGTCCGAAATCGATTGTTAGTCCTGATACGTTAATCACATTCCTGATCTCGGAATCTTCCTACGATGCGGAAGTTGAGTTATTGGAAGAGATGAAGAAATTGGGTGCGGCGACCCTGGTCATCGCGAACCGGCTGGATGCCCGCGCGGGAAAGTTCTCGGATTTTGCGATTGAACTGGGATTGACGGTTCCGGAGTTTGCGCGACCTGCCGCTTATACGATCTGGGGGCAGCTCGCTGGCGTCTATCACGGGCTGAAGAAGGGGCTCAATCCCGACTCCCCTAAGAATTTGACGCGAGTTGTCGAGCTGCAATAGCTCTTCGCTGTTGTTCCACCGCACGTAATCATCGCTGTATGGGGAAGGTCTACTTTTGTCTAACCTGGACATCGCTATCGCGGGAGAGATCAATTTTGATCTGATCCTCTACGGCTTGCCGCAGCCAATGCCGACAGAGCGCGAGTTGCTGGCCAGTTCGTTCAGCATGACCCTGGGAAGCTCCTCGGCGATTGTGGCGCACAATCTGGCGGCACTCGGGAGCCGGGTTGGATTCGTCACGAAAGTGGGCGACGACGCGTTTGGGCAAATGGCGTTGGAGCGTCTGGGCGCAAGCGGTGTCGATCTGTCGAAAATCATTCGCTCGGAGGACGAAGCTTCCGGCGTGACCGTGATTCTCCAACACGAGCGGGATCGTCACATTCTCACCTACCTCGGAACCATTTCGGCTCTGCGCTTTCAGGATCTCGACTTTGAATACCTGACATCAGCGCGGCATTTTCATATGTCGTCGCTGTTCCTGCAGAGAGAGCTGCTGGCACGAGTGCCGGAAGTATTCCAGCGGATGAAAGGCGCCGGCCTCACGACTTCGCTGGATACGAACGACGATCCAGATGGCCACTGGGACGGTGGACTCGAGGCGATCCTCCCCTACGTGGATATTCTCTTCCCCAATGAACGGGAAGCGATGAAGATGGCGCGCACGGACAATCTGGAAGCCGCGCTAGTGTGGCTCTCCGCGCGCGTGAAGACGCTGGTGGTCAAGTTGGGATCACGCGGGGCGATGGCCATCCATGAAGGACAACGCTACAACGCGCCTGCGGCGAAGGTGCAGGTAGTCGATCCAGTTGGCGCAGGAGACAGTTTCGACGCCGGTTTCCTCGACCAGTTTCTGCGCGGGGCCGACCTGCAGACTTGTCTTACCTTCGGGAATCTGTGTGGCGCGTTCTCGACCACCGCGAGCGGCGGCACGGAAGCGTTTCGCAATTCCACAGCGATGCGGGCTTTTCTCGGAAGTCTTTAATCAATCTGAATTGGATGTTTGGATCAGGAGAGTTTGGGGTGGGAAACGGGAATCGAACCCGCAACCGCCGGAGCCACAGTCCGGTGCTCTGCCAGTTGAGCTATTCCCACCGCAGAGATTGATTATAGCAAGGGGAAGTGGGGGGCCGTCAGGATGAGTCCCGCAAATCCTCACGCCCGGCGACTCCTTGCTGTTGCGCTACAACCCAAGCGGCTGACCCGATGATCCAGGAGATAAAGAAGCCTGTCCAAGCCAAACGGTCAGCAGGTTTGGAGACGACCATCGGCAACCATACGAGTAGAGTGAAGGCGCTCACCATGCCGGCTTCACACCACGCCGCCACCCGCGGAAGAACATGAAAGAGGATTCCGAGGCCGCAGGCAATTTGTCCGGCGCCAGTGAGGCAGGCCCAGAAGGTGCGGGCTGGCAGCCAGGCAGGGACAAATCCCATCGTCTCCGAGATGTAGACCAGATGAGAGAGGCCCACGGGCAGAACAGCGAGACCGAAAGCAACCAGCGCTCGCTGTAGACCGCGGCGGCCGCCGATCAGAGCGAACCCGGACCCCGACGCAGCACTTTCAGAGACGGCCCAGAGGATCCAACCGCCGCTCATCAGCATGACCAGTTCGCCGAAGCCCAGCCACACCGCCTCCATGCCGGGCGCAGCGAACAGAGCGGGAACCTTGAGGAGCATCCAGCCGATGAGGTAAGGGAACAGTATGCGCACGGCCCAAAGTGCGGTCGCGCGGAACAGCATGCCTACACCACAGCCGAGCATGAGCACGCCCGAGGCATAAGCCAGAGCAGTCCGGCCCGGCACCGAGGGTGGAACCGGCTGCCATACCAGCGCGAAGTCGTGGTAGATGAGGGCAAGCACGCCGAGGCCTACCAGTCCAATAGCGAAGAGCGCGCGGGCCGGTTGTAGGGTACGGTTCATGAATCTCTCCTGTCACTGAGTCCGAAACTCTGCCTCAATCAGCGAGTCATTGCCCATGAACCATACTCCATCTTCTCCCGCATGAGCTAGTACAACCGCTCACGGGTGGTCTTGAAGAAGCCATACGTCAACCCTTCACGTGAAAATTTTCTGGATAGAAGATCCCTACTGGGTGAGTGCAGTGGAATCCCACCTTTGCGCAAAGAACGCGCAAAGATGGGGCACCCAGCTACTGAAGAATTCGACTACTTCCTGCCTACGCCCATGTACTGGAATCCCATGGCGCGAAGGCGGGACGAATCGAGCAGGTTTTTGGTATCGATGATGATGGGGCGTTTGAGCAGGTGTCGAATCCTGCCGAAGTCAAGCGTGCGGAATTCTGGCCAGCCTGTGCCGACGACAAGAGCGTCCACACCTTCAGCCACGCCGTAGGCGGACTCGCAATACTTCACGGTACCGTTGAGCTGGTGTTTCGCTTCAGGAATTGCGACCGGATCGTACGCCCGAACGCGAGCGCCCTTGGACAACAAATTCTGCGCGAGTTGGATCGATGCAGAGCCAGCCACAGAATTCGTGTTGGGTTTGAAAGCGAGTCCGAGGATACCGACGTCCTTGTTGTTCACCGTGTCGATCGCACCGGATATTTTTTCAAACATCCGTTGCGCGACGCTCAGATTGACTTCACGAGCGGCACGCAGGATCTTCAGGTCCACACCGTTTTCGGATGCCAGTCCAGCCAGCGAATCCATATCTGACTCAGCGAAGATGCCGCCCATGCCGGCGCCAGGTTGCAGGCAGCGCGGTGCGATCTTCTTGTCGAGTCCGAGAGCGAGCGAAAGGCTGACCGCATCGGCGCGTACGTGTTCACACAGGCTGGCAATTTCGTTGATAAAAGAAATTTTCGTGGCGACAAAAGCGGTGGTCGCTTCCCGTGCCAGCTCCGCCGTCTCGTAGTTTGTCACCAGCACGGGCACGCCGCGCATCACGAGCGGATGAAAAATCTGTTTCAGCGCGGAAACCGCTTCACTCGAAGACGTCCCGAGGATAATGCGGTCAGGCCAGTTGAAGTCTTCCACCGCGCAGCCGTTTGTGAAGAACATGGGCTGGCAGACAAGAATGCTGCGCAGAGCTTGCGCCTTGAGTGCTTTTTCCAGATTTGAAGTTGTGCCTACCCGCACGGGTGTGACGATAGAGAGCACCTGCACCCGGCCGGCAGCCCGGCCCATGCGGAGCACCAACTCGTCCAGCCCTTGCGGAGAGTCTTCCGCGAGGAAAATGACTTGCGCCTTGCGCGCCAGATCTTCAGGGTCGGTGGAATACACGAGGCGTCCGGAACGAACATTGCGGCGAATGACTTCCTGCAAATTCTTTTCGAAGAAAGGAATTTCGCCTTTCGCCACTTCCGTGATGCGGGAACTGTCGGCGTGACAACAGCAAACGGGAGTGCCGAAATCGGCAAGACAGGCAGAGATGACGGTGGCGAGATAGCCGGATCCATAAACCCCAATGTGCATTGTGCCTTCTCTTAAATCGACCCGCAGCCTGGGATCCGGCGCTTGGTTTTAGAGCCCGTAACTCCTATGGTAATCAAGCGTTTGGACTTGGCAACGGCCGGAAAGTACATGTACTGGCGCCACTGCCCTATTGGCCGGGCGTTTGGGGTTTTTGGGGGTTATTGCAGGCTATGGTCGGGCAGACAAAAGGGAGCGTCCCAGCGGTATGCGGCCAACGTCTTCCCACACTCCATCGGTCTCCCGTACGAACATCAATTCGTCGAAGCGGATGGTGCGTGGACCAGTGAATTCCGCCCAGCGCTCACGGGCCACTGCGGCGGCATCGATCGCCTGCTGATCAACGTCTGTCTTCAGGATGGTCATGTGCGGAACGTACGGCCATGCTTCGGGGCAGTTCAAAGCCTCCACGCAAAGCTGATCGTGGAGTTCCCGCATGCGGTAGGCGGCCCGCTTCACTTGCAGAAACACGGTCGCCGTTGTGGGCAGAAAGGTTCCCACGTCGCCAATCTCGACTTCGAAGGGCTCCACGCGGCTGCAGGCTTCTTCTAGGAACTCAAGAGCCGCCTGCTCCGGGCCACTCAGCTCCCGCGGCGGCAGGATGGTCAGGTGAGCCGGCATATGAGGCAGGACTGGATGGAGCTCCCGGCGGAGGTTTTCCACGAAATTCCCAACCGGGTGGTGGATGTAGGCCACCAATGCGTAGCGTGAACGGGCCATGACTTGCGAAGAACGATTATAGCGTGAGCGCGGTCTGGGATGTTGGCGATGGTATGGGGAGGAGAGTTCCCAAAGTCACATTCGATTTTCGCAGGCGAGGAAGCGGCACAAATAAGCCAGTCATTTATAATCAGTTGCAGTCGGGGCGTAGCGCAGCCTGGTAGCGCACCTGCCTTGGGCGCAGGGGGTCGTGAGTTCAAATCTCGCCGCCCCGACCAATCATCACCCACTTGCACGCAAAATAAACTGCGGATGCTCTCACTGCACTACGAGCGTGAGGGTGGTCGTATGGGTTAGTGAGCCCGAATTGGCCGTCACCGTGATGGTATAGGTGCCGGCGGGTGTTCCCGTTGCACCACCTCCACCTCCGCCTCCGCCTCCGCCTCCATTTGTGCCGCCACCGCCGCATCCGGCCAGCCCGATAGTAATCAGCGACAGAAGGAACAGCAGCGACAGAAGAAGAGAGCGGCCTTTGCGGCGCTGTCGGGCCCGCGCCAACGGAACGACCAAGGCGCCTAACAATCCGATCGTCGAACTCAACCAAATCGATGGAACAAAGGGCGAGATCATCCCTGCTACGGGCGCTGTTGTTCGCGCTGTGGTCGTTACCGAGAGAGTGCCAATCCCTTTCCCGCTCCCGAGCGGATACGAGTTCGGGTTCACCGAACAGGTGGTAGCCTTCGCCGGAACCGTGCAGGAGACGGTAACGGTACCAGTGAATCCAAAGAACGGGTTCACTCCAATATCGTTGATGTAGGACGCCGTGCGACCTGCCGGCACCGTCTGACTTGTGATTCCTCGATCCGCGACGGCGAAATCTGCAGCCAGATTCAGGGCCAACGGAATCGAATTCGAGGCTGTGTAGTTTCCGTCGCCAGGATAGCTCGCTGTGACGGAGTATTGCCCGGGGGCGAGTTGCGTGGCGTCAAAGGTAGCAGTTGACTGGGTCGTGCCATTGCCTGTGCTGCCATTGGTCAACGAAGCCGTCCCCAGCACCGTGTTGCCGGAATAAAATGTAACGGTTCCTGTGGCTGGAGCGCCGGTTCCCGAGGCGCTGACGGTTGCCGTCAGCAGAAATGATTCTGACGTCTGCTGGGACGCGAGCAACGTATTGGTCGCGAGGCTGGTGATATTGAAATTGATGGGCGTCAAATCGACGCTGGAATTGAAGCTGGGGTCCCCGTAGTATCCTGCGGTGAGGGAGTGGGATCCTGCTTGGATTTGTGTAAGAGGCGGAGTCAACGCATTGCCACTCGCATCCAGCCAGTTGGACCCCGCACTCGCTCCGTTCGTGTCCCAGAAGTTTACCCAATTCCCCGGGGTGCCGTAGCCCGATTGCCCGCTGACGTGCGCCTGATAATAGACGGGCGTTCCGTACGGGCCCCCTGTGAATGGAATGAAATTCCCGCCCCCATCTTTTGTCAGCACCGAAAACGTAATGGTGGTTGGTTCCGCCTGAATCGTCACTGATACGGGGGGAGTGGAATCACTTCCCGCATACGTTCCATCGCCGGCATAGTGGGCATAGACCTGATACGATCCGCCCGGCAGCAGGTGCGTTACACCAGCAAAATTCGACTGATTGTCCAACGAAAACGTGCTCACCGTAAAATCACCCACGATATTACCCGGCGGATATTGCGTGAACCAGACCGATCCGGACGGCGTGCCCGTTCCGCTATTCGGTGTCACGGTTCCGGATACATTTGCGGGCGAGCCGTGTACGGCTGTGGTGGGACTGATCGAAAAGGTCGTTGTCGTCGGACTGAATGTCACCGAACTCCACTGGTTGATCAGGTTCGTTACGTTGACCGATCCCAGTCCGGTAGCTTGATCGTAGCCGGTTCCTGCCTGATAGGTTGCGTCGGGAGTTCCGTACTTGGGTTCACCGGGAACCGCATTATTGCCAACCGTGACATCGTTGAAAATGCATGTGCTCGCTGGAAGCGTCGTGATGGAAGCGTTGCATTGAGAGAGATTTTCCGCGGCCGCCAACCTGTACAGCACATAGTTCGGCTGCCCGACACGCACCAGTTGTTTTTGAATCACCAGGGACATGACTCCCGCGAAGGCAGGCGTTGACGCAGATGTTCCGCCCACGCCGATGAAGCTGATATTCCCATGCGAATCTGGGATACACGATCCCCGGATGCAAAGCAGATAAGGATCGTGCGTAGCAGCGGTGAGAGAAACATCAGGCAGGTGTCGAGCGTTATCGGAAGGAATGCCTGTTACACCTGCTTGCCAGGATGGCTTTGAAAAGAATGTGCTGGCGCCCCCGCCACCCGCCCAAATATTGGGATTAGTGCATCCGGGCTGACCTGCCGCGCAGCTTTGATTCCATGGATTTTCGGGAATATACGAAATCGCGGACTCTAAAGTCGGCTGCGCGTTGGTCGGCCTCCAGTACGTGCTGTCGTGTCCGTTTTCATTGAAGATCGTTCCGCCCACAGCCACGGTATATGGCGATGAAGCCAGCATGTTAACTGACAAACCGTGGGTCGCGATCGACTGGGTATTCGGGTCGTCGCAACCTGCCGACCCGGAATCGCCGGTCGCCACAACATAGGTGATTCCCTGCGCGGCCGCCTGCTGCGCCAGGCTCGAAATACCTGCTGCTTCGGCAGCGGTGAAATTTGCTTCGCAGCTGCCGAAACTCTCGCTCATCACGTCCGCGAGGTTATTATCGATGATGTATGCTTCGGACAAGTCGACTCCGTCTGTGGTGTTGGTCGACTTAGAGACCACCAATTCCACAAAGGCTGTGGGTGCGACCGCTCCCGCCCATGTGGTGTCGAGTACCGCCTCCACTTCCTCGCTTCCGCCCAAGTTTCCTGGATCGTCGCCGTTCACGACCACTCGGTAGGACGTGGCCTGGTCGTACATCCAAAAATGGAAATAAGTCACATCCTGGAGATTGATATTGGAGCGACCGACGATCGCGATCTTGGAAGACCAACCTACCAGCGGGTTAAAGTTGTAAATGGTGTAGTAGTCCGCCGGTCCCAGGGCATGCAACCCATTGCCGGAGGTGAATTGCGGACGTTCCCCTGCCTCGGCTTTCGCGGTAAATTGCGTCCCGGTCACGTGAACGAGAGGATTCTTATAAAAATTGTGCAGCGTGAATACACCTGCTACCGCCGGCGATAACGCTGCAGGAATGGTCGGATCCCCAGCGTTGGCCCAATGCTCTTTACCGTTCACCACAAATTTCCGGATTGAGGTTTCGAATGCCTCCTGCACCTGGGTCGCCGTGCCAGAGAACTCAATCAGCGTTCGCCCTTTATTTACTTGCACCGCATGAAATCCCTGTACTTGCAGCCACGCAGTGATTTTCTGGATATCGGCGTCCGCCGGGCCAAATTGCTGACCAAACTGGTCGGGTGTTAACCATCGGCGATAGCGAGGCGAAGCTTTATCCTGCTGGTCGTCAAGCAACTTTCGCAATTCCGATTCCTGTTCGGGACTGCGTTTGAGCACGAGCAGCATGCGATCCATTGCCAAGTCACGTGGCGCGAGGCCGCGGCCAAATTCCGCGCGAGCCAAGCGATGGACATTGCCCGTCAGCTTAATCCGGTTTGCGTTGTCCACTGGTTCGACCAAGCGCGGGACCACCTGCGCAAAGCAGACGGTTGTTTTCACAAGAAAAATAATCCCTAGGACCAAATGGGAGGTCAGTAACCTACAGCGATGTGCACTCATTCACCGCTCCCTATGAGTACGTAGATGCCGCACTCCGACCGTCCGAAGGTGACAAACACTTGTGCGCCACAGATGGAGTACCAGAGCCTGAAATGCGGTATCGAGTCGTCCTTGCTTTATAACTCGGCTCACAATATCGGTCACAGTGTAATGGCATCAGTTATGCCTTGTCTAACTATTTATCGCCTTGACGAAGGCGTCGGATCGAAACAAGCTCACCCTACTTACTCGCCTTGCAAGCGCAAGACGTAGTTATTTATTCTCTTGAATGAAGCGGAGGCCAAGGTGGACGTCGACCTGAACGAGCGGTGAATCGTGGCGGGACGGCACCAGTTTGGCAGGCCGGAACGTGGCCCGGGCGGGGCTACTAGTCCTTCGCACGTCTCTTGAGCGCAGGGGGTCCGCGGTTCAAATCCGCGCGGCCCGACTACTAATCCTCCTGGCCCCATATCAGCACCTTGCGCCTACCTTCGCCTCTACCCTGCAGATCCCGCCAATAATCGCAAGAGAGAGACAGAGTGGCTGCGGTGCGCGAGACCCGTTAAAATTGCTCGCATGAAAATGCGACCAACGTCACGATTCCTCCTTGCCGCTATTTTTCTTGGTTTCTCCTTACTGAGCGGTGTCCCGGCATACGGGCAAGCTCCCAAATCGTTTGATTCTCACGAAGTCCATCCCGACGGAAGCATCACGTTCCGCTACAAAGATGCCGGGGCCAAGAAGGTTTCTCTGATCCTTGATGGCGCGGGCGATCCGTTGCCCATGGCGAAGGATAAGGATATGGAGGGCGTGTGGAGCATCGTGACGCCTCCGTTGAAGCCGGAGATTTACGGGTACGCATTTGAAGTCGATGGCCAGGGACTGCTCGATCCGAAAAATACAGTGGTAAAACCGAACTTGCTCTATCTCGGAAATGCCGTGACAGTTCCGGGCAAGACTGCACAACTCTGGGATGTGCTCGACGTGCCGCACGGAGACGTCCATCACCATTTCTACACTTCTAAAGTCGTGCTCGGCCTCGCCGACGGGCAAAGTGAATATTTCGTTTACACGCCGCCGAACTACGATCCGAAGAGAGCCAACCCGTATCCGGTCCTCTACCTGCTGCACGGCTGGAGCGATCTCGCAAACGGGTGGACGGAGGTCGGCGAGGCAAATTTCATCCTCGACAACCTCATCGCGCAAGGTAAAGCGCAACCCATGATCGTCGTGATGCCTCTCGGATATGGCGACATGAAATTCGTCCTCGGCGGCGATGGAGGCTGGGACAACCCCAAATCCATCGATCACAACGTGGACCTGTTCACTCAGGCTTTGCTGACCGAAGTGCTGCCGCGCGTGGAGTCCGCCTATCACGTCTCTCGCGACCGCAATGACCGAGCGATCACCGGCCTTTCCATGGGAGGGCTAGAAAGCTTGTCGATCGGGCTGTCTCATTCCGAACAATTTGCCTGGGTCGGGGGATTCAGTTCCGCGGCGGCAACGCTGGTTGGTCATGAGCGCCTTGCGAAATTGGATGGGAAGACCGCCGATCTGCGACTGCTCTGGATTGCTTGCGGGACGGATGAAGGACTGATCAAGCCGAACCGCGAACTCATCTCATGGCTTACGACCAAGGGGATCACGGCGACCGCGATCGAGACGCCAGGAATGCATGATTGGATGGTGTGGCGGGACAATCTGTCGCACTTCGCGCCGCTGCTATTTCAGAAAGCCAAATAAGCTCGACGAGTCTCAGATTGCTGCCTGATTGTCCGGCAGGAAGCATTCGGTCCAGACTAACCAGCCACCCGTTGCCCGTCCCGTTTGGGGCGGGCAATTTTTGACTGCGTGCGGAAACGCGCGGGCGGAATTTCAAACTCGCGCTTGAAGGCGCGATTGAACGCAGCCTCAGACTCGTATCCAACCTCAGCGGCAATCTGCACGACCGAATGGCTCGTGGATGCCAGCATTTGCGCCCCCAACTGGAGGCGCCATCGCGTCAGGTACGACATGGGAGTGTCACCGAGATAATGTCGAAAGCGTTCGGCCAGCACGGAGCGGGAAAT
It encodes the following:
- a CDS encoding Ig-like domain repeat protein, whose translation is MKTTVCFAQVVPRLVEPVDNANRIKLTGNVHRLARAEFGRGLAPRDLAMDRMLLVLKRSPEQESELRKLLDDQQDKASPRYRRWLTPDQFGQQFGPADADIQKITAWLQVQGFHAVQVNKGRTLIEFSGTATQVQEAFETSIRKFVVNGKEHWANAGDPTIPAALSPAVAGVFTLHNFYKNPLVHVTGTQFTAKAEAGERPQFTSGNGLHALGPADYYTIYNFNPLVGWSSKIAIVGRSNINLQDVTYFHFWMYDQATSYRVVVNGDDPGNLGGSEEVEAVLDTTWAGAVAPTAFVELVVSKSTNTTDGVDLSEAYIIDNNLADVMSESFGSCEANFTAAEAAGISSLAQQAAAQGITYVVATGDSGSAGCDDPNTQSIATHGLSVNMLASSPYTVAVGGTIFNENGHDSTYWRPTNAQPTLESAISYIPENPWNQSCAAGQPGCTNPNIWAGGGGASTFFSKPSWQAGVTGIPSDNARHLPDVSLTAATHDPYLLCIRGSCIPDSHGNISFIGVGGTSASTPAFAGVMSLVIQKQLVRVGQPNYVLYRLAAAENLSQCNASITTLPASTCIFNDVTVGNNAVPGEPKYGTPDATYQAGTGYDQATGLGSVNVTNLINQWSSVTFSPTTTTFSISPTTAVHGSPANVSGTVTPNSGTGTPSGSVWFTQYPPGNIVGDFTVSTFSLDNQSNFAGVTHLLPGGSYQVYAHYAGDGTYAGSDSTPPVSVTIQAEPTTITFSVLTKDGGGNFIPFTGGPYGTPVYYQAHVSGQSGYGTPGNWVNFWDTNGASAGSNWLDASGNALTPPLTQIQAGSHSLTAGYYGDPSFNSSVDLTPINFNITSLATNTLLASQQTSESFLLTATVSASGTGAPATGTVTFYSGNTVLGTASLTNGSTGNGTTQSTATFDATQLAPGQYSVTASYPGDGNYTASNSIPLALNLAADFAVADRGITSQTVPAGRTASYINDIGVNPFFGFTGTVTVSCTVPAKATTCSVNPNSYPLGSGKGIGTLSVTTTARTTAPVAGMISPFVPSIWLSSTIGLLGALVVPLARARQRRKGRSLLLSLLFLLSLITIGLAGCGGGGTNGGGGGGGGGGGATGTPAGTYTITVTANSGSLTHTTTLTLVVQ
- a CDS encoding esterase → MRPTSRFLLAAIFLGFSLLSGVPAYGQAPKSFDSHEVHPDGSITFRYKDAGAKKVSLILDGAGDPLPMAKDKDMEGVWSIVTPPLKPEIYGYAFEVDGQGLLDPKNTVVKPNLLYLGNAVTVPGKTAQLWDVLDVPHGDVHHHFYTSKVVLGLADGQSEYFVYTPPNYDPKRANPYPVLYLLHGWSDLANGWTEVGEANFILDNLIAQGKAQPMIVVMPLGYGDMKFVLGGDGGWDNPKSIDHNVDLFTQALLTEVLPRVESAYHVSRDRNDRAITGLSMGGLESLSIGLSHSEQFAWVGGFSSAAATLVGHERLAKLDGKTADLRLLWIACGTDEGLIKPNRELISWLTTKGITATAIETPGMHDWMVWRDNLSHFAPLLFQKAK
- a CDS encoding 2'-5' RNA ligase family protein — translated: MARSRYALVAYIHHPVGNFVENLRRELHPVLPHMPAHLTILPPRELSGPEQAALEFLEEACSRVEPFEVEIGDVGTFLPTTATVFLQVKRAAYRMRELHDQLCVEALNCPEAWPYVPHMTILKTDVDQQAIDAAAVARERWAEFTGPRTIRFDELMFVRETDGVWEDVGRIPLGRSLLSARP